Proteins encoded together in one Plasmodium vivax chromosome 6, whole genome shotgun sequence window:
- a CDS encoding hypothetical protein, conserved (encoded by transcript PVX_111515A; Apicoplast targeted protein. Curated by Stuart Ralph, Walter and Eliza Hall Institute of Medical Research, Australia.), which produces MKKGPLFLLTCLYFICASNKCKGLKINRAARTPNVLFSIAGKGERKANLNANSRGGKNNPTNDTHKKKVSEQVGNKFLQLEQNKRISINPLFNSLCKNVSVSEACLYNVQEFFNEANYNNGRIANQGDKKLFCGVLYGTYEDDSIVKIENVFFALNRPKQMYDVDYLLNSEDRRKADALAKMLNLEVVGVLYAYPDIGVDLSASNKKKKNFVKLNKKIKTLNDEENELFIPMGGREVLLALTVMRQRECCSRGNLPRSGAATSGVTNSGVPPNGAPLLDAQKRPPKTSQNRSPRKKKKKKKKIPNVKPFITLSVGMDKSSKSIVVEAYEMNYDLLKLLNKDIIKDMQKQNSILQFEANKNEKDQKIKNFNTEVDLMNELYLKCKSDILIEKIQVKQIDVLFCVNNVPILSHKSLYNSFFPYPKNSNYYAILQRFNYMSRSLRNQKDMVSIFRDFNFLLFLTNIFSFDRDIPPICKAVNDASNAVGIPDQYVSILRSLSQSANEPQ; this is translated from the coding sequence atgaaaaagggCCCCCTGTTCCTCCTGACATGCCTCTACTTCATTTGCGCAAGCAACAAATGCAAGGGGTTGAAAATAAACAGGGCGGCGAGAACTCCAAATGTGTTGTTCAGCATAGCGGGAAAAGGCGAAAGAAAGGCTAACCTTAATGCGAAtagcagggggggaaaaaacaacccAACCAATGATACCCATAAGAAGAAAGTGAGCGAACAGGTGGGAAATAAATTTCTCCAGCTGGAACAAAACAAACGGATATCCATCAACCCGCTGTTCAACTCcctatgcaaaaatgtgagcgTCAGTGAAGCCTGCCTGTACAATGTGCAGGAATTTTTTAACGAGGCAAACTACAACAATGGGAGGATTGCAAACCAGGGGGATAAGAAACTCTTCTGCGGTGTCCTATACGGGACGTATGAGGATGACTCTATAgtgaaaattgaaaatgtattttttgcgTTGAACCGCCCGAAACAAATGTATGATGTGGATTACCTGCTCAATAGTGAAGACAGGAGGAAGGCGGACGCGCTGGCAAAGATGCTCAACTTGGAAGTGGTGGGGGTCCTCTATGCCTACCCAGACATCGGGGTAGACTTAAGTGCGTccaacaagaaaaaaaaaaatttcgtaaAACTTAACAAGAAGATAAAGACGCTGAATGATGAGGAGAACGAGCTGTTCAtccccatgggggggagggaggtTCTCCTCGCGCTCACAGTGATGAGGCAGCGCGAGTGCTGCTCGCGGGGGAATCTGCCACGCAGTGGAGCGGCCACCAGTGGAGTGACCAACAGTGGAGTACCCCCAAACGGAGCACCCCTTCTGGACGCGCAAAAACGTCCGCCCAAAACTTCTCAAAACCGCTCacccaggaaaaaaaaaaaaaaaaaaaaaaaaatccccaacGTAAAGCCATTCATCACGCTGTCCGTCGGCATGGACAAAAGCTCCAAGTCGATAGTCGTCGAGGCGTACGAAATGAATTACGACTTGCTGAAGCTGCTAAATAAGGACATCATCAAAGACATGCAAAAGCAGAACAGCATACTGCAGTTCGAagcaaacaaaaatgaaaaggaccaaaagataaaaaactTCAACACAGAAGTGGACCTAATGAATGAGTTATATTTGAAATGTAAAAGTGACATCCTCATCGAGAAAATCCAAGTGAAGCAAATCGACGTCCTCTTTTGTGTTAACAACGTCCCCATTCTTTCCCATAAAAGCCTCTACAACAGTTTCTTCCCCTACCCGAAAAATAGCAACTACTACGCCATTCTGCAGAGGTTTAATTACATGTCTAGATCGTTACGCAATCAAAAGGACATGGTCAGTATCTTCCGCGACTTtaacttcctccttttcctcacgaacattttttcattcgacCGTGACATCCCTCCCATTTGTAAAGCCGTCAACGATGCGAGCAACGCTGTGGGCATTCCCGACCAGTACGTAAGCATTTTGAGGAGCCTCTCCCAAAGTGCGAATGAGCCTCAGTAG